Proteins from a single region of Humidesulfovibrio mexicanus:
- a CDS encoding [FeFe] hydrogenase, group A → MQEMEKVMMKGSAPKNVDPNRFSFVQVDAAKCEACGTCDEVCKTGAIQPVGKDEKRQVVDPAACINCGQCLVNCPYGAIYEEVSFVDEVFKALKDPDTIVVSMPAPAVRYSLGEAFGMPPGTHVGGKMHAALRKLGFKYVWDNEYTADLTIMEEGTELLNRVKHPSHHAPLPQFTSCCPGWVKFVESFYPELLPHVSSARSPIAMLGPLAKTYGAKETKTNPAKIFTVSIMPCIAKKYEGLRPEMSASGYRDIDATITTRELAYMIKKAGIDFNKLKDEEADPVLGMATGAATIFGTSGGVMEAALRLAYEVLSGDKLANVDLKAVRAHEGIKTASIDVPKFGKVNVAVASGLDNAKKLCDEVKAGKSPHHFIEIMTCPGGCVNGGGQILNPSVRTADSGCSKVFAEINKRLAMRAKA, encoded by the coding sequence ATGCAAGAAATGGAAAAGGTGATGATGAAGGGGAGCGCCCCGAAAAACGTCGACCCGAACAGGTTTTCGTTCGTCCAGGTTGACGCGGCCAAGTGCGAGGCCTGCGGCACCTGCGACGAGGTGTGCAAGACCGGAGCCATCCAGCCCGTGGGCAAGGACGAGAAGCGCCAGGTCGTCGACCCGGCCGCGTGCATCAACTGCGGCCAGTGCCTGGTGAACTGCCCCTACGGCGCCATTTATGAGGAAGTGTCCTTCGTGGACGAGGTGTTCAAGGCCCTCAAGGATCCCGACACCATCGTGGTTTCCATGCCTGCCCCGGCCGTGCGCTATTCCCTGGGCGAAGCCTTCGGGATGCCTCCGGGAACGCATGTGGGCGGCAAGATGCACGCGGCCCTGCGCAAGTTGGGCTTCAAGTACGTCTGGGACAACGAGTACACCGCCGACCTCACCATCATGGAAGAGGGCACGGAGCTGCTCAACCGCGTGAAGCATCCGAGCCACCACGCGCCCCTGCCGCAGTTCACGTCCTGCTGCCCGGGCTGGGTGAAGTTCGTGGAGTCCTTCTACCCCGAACTGCTGCCGCACGTGTCCAGCGCGCGTTCGCCCATCGCCATGCTCGGCCCCCTGGCCAAGACCTACGGCGCCAAGGAGACCAAGACCAATCCGGCGAAGATCTTCACCGTGTCCATCATGCCCTGCATCGCCAAGAAGTACGAGGGGCTGCGGCCGGAGATGTCCGCCAGCGGCTACCGCGACATCGACGCCACCATCACCACCCGCGAACTGGCCTACATGATCAAGAAGGCCGGCATCGACTTCAACAAGCTGAAGGACGAGGAAGCCGATCCGGTGCTGGGCATGGCCACCGGCGCGGCCACCATCTTCGGCACCAGCGGCGGCGTCATGGAAGCCGCCCTGCGCCTGGCCTACGAGGTGCTTTCCGGCGACAAGCTGGCCAATGTGGACCTGAAGGCCGTGCGTGCCCACGAGGGCATCAAGACCGCCAGCATCGACGTGCCCAAGTTCGGCAAGGTGAACGTGGCCGTGGCCAGCGGCCTGGACAACGCCAAGAAGCTCTGCGACGAGGTCAAGGCCGGAAAGAGCCCGCACCACTTCATCGAGATCATGACCTGCCCCGGCGGCTGCGTGAACGGCGGCGGCCAGATCCTGAACCCCAGCGTGCGGACCGCGGATTCCGGCTGTTCCAAGGTCTTCGCCGAGATCAACAAGCGCCTGGCCATGCGGGCCAAGGCCTAG
- a CDS encoding DEAD/DEAH box helicase: MNSPVAEYVEALLASERLGRQVRHHRLLPGREAAFAAPRRPWASAIGELLAARGVEALYAHQALAADLLRAGRHVVVATPTASGKTFCFQLPVIEAALQNPDSRALAVYPLKALAQDQLRGFTELTGGLPEPSRPSAAIYDGDTKPSQRAKIRKRPPNLLLTNPEMLHLSLLPHHGAWAQVLANLTHVVLDEVHTYRGVLGAHMSQVLRRLMRLCRHYGSDPCFVFCSATVGNPAELCRQLTGLDAMPVTESAAPSGARHMIFLNPEDSPASAAIQLLQAALSRGLKTIVYAKSRRMTELIALWAGDKSGRFKDRISAYRAGFLPEERREIEARMASGDLLAVISTSALELGIDIGGLDLCILVGYPGSVMATLQRGGRVGRAMRESAVVLVAQEDALDQHFMRHPEDFFARPPENAVLNPANPVILPRHMVCAAAELPLDLSRGGESYLDGPGARQALASLLASGELLESADGREVLSPRKRPHHNVDLRGAGSQISIEDADTGEVIGAVDSLRARRETHPGAVYLHRGRSYLVHSLDIPGATVKARAARVGFSTRVRSSKDTEILEILGRRELLGTRVSLARLKVTEHITGYEKRSTRGGELLGMVALDMPPSVFETEGIWFDVPDEARRAAEAEYLHFMGGIHAVEHAAIGILPLLVLTDRNDLGGISTPMHPQTGGAAVFIYDAMPGGAGLAREAFNRAEELLARTLAVVTDCPCELGCPSCVHSPKCGSGNRPIDKAAARFLLQELCCGAPGEDRPPSITPTPKEEDAMPEQATQPGAPAVVTPRRYGVLDVETRRSAAEAGGWTRPDLMGVSVAVLYDSGPDEFIDYAQEDIPALAERLKSFDLVVGFNIIRFDYGVLAGVHPFAYRRLPTLDMLAHVHERLGYRLKLDNLAQATLNVGKSADGLQALQWWKEGRVDEIARYCRQDVAVTRDLYLFGREHRYVLFQNKAGQKARLPVDW; this comes from the coding sequence ATGAATTCGCCGGTCGCCGAATACGTCGAAGCCCTGCTCGCCAGCGAGCGCCTGGGAAGGCAGGTGCGCCACCACCGCCTGCTGCCCGGCCGCGAGGCCGCCTTCGCCGCGCCCCGACGGCCCTGGGCCTCGGCCATTGGCGAACTGCTGGCCGCGCGCGGGGTGGAGGCCCTGTACGCCCACCAGGCCCTGGCCGCCGATTTGCTGCGCGCGGGCAGGCACGTGGTGGTGGCCACGCCCACCGCCAGCGGCAAGACCTTCTGCTTCCAGCTGCCCGTCATCGAGGCCGCGCTGCAGAACCCGGACAGCCGCGCCCTGGCCGTGTACCCGCTGAAAGCCCTGGCCCAGGACCAGCTGCGCGGCTTCACGGAGCTGACCGGCGGCCTGCCGGAGCCATCGCGCCCCAGCGCCGCCATCTACGACGGCGACACAAAGCCCTCGCAACGGGCCAAGATACGCAAGCGGCCGCCCAACCTGCTTCTGACCAACCCGGAAATGCTGCACCTGTCCCTGCTGCCGCACCATGGGGCCTGGGCGCAGGTCCTGGCCAACCTCACCCACGTGGTGCTGGACGAAGTCCACACCTACCGCGGCGTGCTGGGCGCGCACATGAGCCAGGTGCTGCGGCGGCTCATGCGCCTGTGCCGCCATTACGGCTCCGATCCCTGCTTCGTGTTCTGCTCGGCCACGGTGGGCAACCCGGCGGAGCTTTGCCGCCAGCTCACCGGGCTCGACGCCATGCCCGTCACCGAAAGCGCCGCCCCTTCCGGGGCCAGGCACATGATCTTCCTGAACCCGGAGGATTCGCCCGCTTCCGCCGCCATCCAGCTGCTGCAGGCCGCGCTGTCGCGCGGGCTCAAGACCATCGTGTACGCCAAAAGCCGCCGCATGACCGAGCTCATCGCCCTGTGGGCCGGGGACAAAAGCGGCCGCTTCAAGGACCGGATCAGCGCGTACCGCGCAGGTTTTCTGCCGGAAGAGCGCCGCGAGATCGAGGCGCGCATGGCCTCGGGAGACCTGCTCGCCGTCATCAGCACCAGCGCCCTGGAACTCGGCATCGACATCGGCGGGCTGGACCTGTGCATCCTGGTGGGCTACCCGGGAAGCGTCATGGCCACCCTGCAGCGCGGCGGCCGCGTGGGGCGCGCCATGCGCGAAAGCGCCGTGGTGCTGGTGGCCCAGGAGGACGCCCTGGACCAGCACTTCATGCGCCACCCGGAGGACTTCTTCGCCCGGCCGCCGGAAAACGCCGTGCTGAACCCGGCCAACCCGGTCATACTCCCCCGGCACATGGTGTGCGCCGCGGCGGAGCTGCCCCTGGACCTCTCGCGCGGGGGGGAAAGCTACCTGGACGGCCCCGGCGCGCGCCAGGCGCTCGCTTCCCTGCTTGCCAGCGGCGAACTGCTGGAAAGCGCAGACGGCCGCGAGGTTCTCTCCCCGCGCAAGCGGCCGCACCACAACGTGGACCTGCGCGGCGCGGGCAGCCAGATCAGCATCGAGGACGCGGACACGGGCGAGGTCATCGGCGCGGTGGACTCCCTGCGCGCCCGGCGCGAGACGCATCCCGGCGCGGTGTACCTGCACCGGGGCCGCAGCTACCTGGTGCACAGCCTGGACATCCCCGGCGCAACGGTGAAGGCGCGCGCCGCCAGGGTAGGCTTCTCCACCCGCGTGCGCTCCAGCAAGGATACGGAGATCCTCGAAATACTGGGCCGACGCGAACTGTTGGGCACGCGCGTCAGCCTGGCCCGGCTCAAGGTCACCGAGCACATCACCGGATACGAAAAGCGCTCCACGCGCGGCGGCGAGCTGCTGGGCATGGTTGCGCTGGACATGCCGCCCAGCGTGTTCGAGACGGAAGGCATCTGGTTCGACGTGCCCGACGAGGCCCGGCGCGCAGCCGAGGCCGAGTACCTGCATTTCATGGGCGGCATCCACGCCGTGGAGCACGCGGCCATCGGCATTCTGCCGCTGCTGGTGCTGACCGACCGGAACGACCTGGGCGGCATAAGCACCCCCATGCATCCGCAAACCGGCGGCGCGGCCGTATTCATCTACGATGCCATGCCCGGCGGCGCGGGGCTGGCGCGGGAGGCTTTCAATCGCGCGGAGGAGCTGCTTGCGCGCACCCTGGCCGTGGTGACGGACTGCCCCTGCGAGCTGGGCTGCCCGTCCTGCGTGCACTCGCCCAAGTGCGGCAGCGGCAACCGGCCCATCGACAAGGCCGCTGCGCGCTTTCTGCTGCAGGAACTGTGCTGTGGCGCACCCGGAGAGGACCGCCCGCCCAGCATCACCCCGACCCCAAAGGAGGAGGACGCCATGCCTGAACAAGCAACGCAGCCCGGCGCGCCCGCCGTCGTCACCCCCAGGCGCTACGGCGTGCTGGATGTGGAGACCCGCAGAAGCGCCGCCGAGGCCGGAGGCTGGACCCGGCCCGACCTCATGGGCGTGAGCGTGGCCGTGCTGTACGACTCCGGCCCTGACGAGTTCATCGATTATGCGCAGGAGGACATCCCGGCCCTGGCCGAGCGCCTGAAATCCTTCGACCTTGTGGTGGGCTTCAACATCATCCGGTTTGACTACGGCGTGCTGGCCGGGGTACACCCCTTCGCCTACCGGCGGCTGCCCACCCTGGACATGCTGGCCCATGTGCACGAACGCCTGGGCTACCGGCTGAAGCTGGACAACCTGGCCCAGGCCACCCTGAACGTGGGCAAAAGCGCCGATGGCCTGCAAGCCCTGCAATGGTGGAAGGAAGGGCGCGTGGACGAGATCGCCCGCTACTGCCGCCAGGACGTGGCCGTGACGCGCGACCTGTATCTTTTCGGCCGGGAACACCGCTACGTGCTGTTCCAGAACAAGGCCGGGCAAAAGGCGCGCCTTCCGGTGGACTGGTAA
- a CDS encoding iron hydrogenase small subunit, translated as MSEHMDCTRRQFLKIAGTAAAVAAVATTLPGIATEAQAAELDLLTKRQTGVYAADANPKLYKLRKSQDNPMIKKIYAKDGFLSEGPCGHKSHELLHTHYVDRSASIKALKAKGIKLKA; from the coding sequence ATGAGTGAACACATGGACTGCACCCGCCGCCAGTTCCTGAAGATCGCGGGCACCGCCGCCGCCGTGGCCGCCGTGGCCACAACCCTTCCCGGCATCGCCACCGAGGCCCAGGCCGCGGAGCTTGACCTGCTGACCAAGCGCCAGACCGGGGTCTACGCCGCGGACGCCAATCCCAAGCTGTACAAGCTGCGCAAGTCCCAGGACAATCCCATGATCAAGAAAATCTACGCCAAGGACGGCTTTTTGTCCGAAGGCCCCTGCGGGCACAAGTCCCACGAGCTGCTGCACACCCACTATGTGGACCGCAGCGCGAGCATCAAGGCCCTCAAGGCCAAGGGCATCAAGCTGAAGGCCTAG
- a CDS encoding CopG family transcriptional regulator produces MTQPQPGVGLVGVRFEDAREALGSIEDVLAAFPDVVLARMNIPHLDASPEVASGLLTLVVRASTDQMGALAGRLGMLKNVRVKSVFLEEAPL; encoded by the coding sequence GTGACTCAACCTCAGCCCGGCGTCGGCCTGGTGGGTGTCCGTTTCGAGGATGCCCGCGAGGCCCTTGGGAGCATCGAAGACGTTTTGGCCGCCTTTCCGGATGTGGTGCTGGCCCGCATGAACATACCGCATCTGGATGCAAGCCCGGAGGTGGCATCCGGCCTGCTTACCCTGGTGGTCCGCGCCAGCACCGACCAGATGGGCGCGCTGGCCGGGCGGCTGGGGATGCTCAAGAACGTGCGCGTCAAGTCCGTGTTCCTGGAGGAGGCCCCCCTGTGA
- a CDS encoding DMT family transporter, translated as MLAHKLRADGLLMLTALIWGAAFVAQRMGMDHVGPFTFNAVRFALGALALAPLIWWMKNARRREGGGEGVSTGRIVRCGALAGCVLFAGAALQQVGIVHTTAGKAGFITGLYVVMVPLFGLALGNRAGLGTWIGALGAAVGLYLLSVNEDFTIAYGDVLELIGAVFWAGHVLLIGRLSPGMDGVDAVRLAATQFVVCSLFSLGAALAFEPVSLAGISAATVPILYGGLMSVGVAYTLQVVAQRDADPAHAAIILSLEAVFAAVAGYFLLGEVLALRALIGCGLMLGGMVLSQLRP; from the coding sequence ATGCTCGCACACAAGCTTCGGGCCGACGGCCTGCTCATGCTCACGGCCCTCATCTGGGGCGCGGCCTTCGTGGCCCAGCGCATGGGCATGGACCATGTGGGCCCCTTCACCTTCAACGCCGTGCGCTTCGCCCTGGGCGCGCTGGCCCTGGCCCCGCTCATCTGGTGGATGAAGAACGCGCGCCGACGCGAGGGCGGCGGCGAGGGCGTGTCCACAGGGCGCATCGTGCGCTGCGGCGCGCTGGCGGGCTGCGTGCTCTTCGCCGGGGCGGCCCTGCAGCAGGTCGGCATCGTGCACACCACGGCGGGCAAGGCCGGGTTCATCACGGGCCTGTACGTGGTGATGGTGCCGCTCTTCGGCCTGGCCCTGGGCAACCGCGCCGGGCTGGGCACCTGGATCGGCGCGCTGGGCGCCGCCGTGGGCCTGTATCTCTTGAGCGTCAACGAGGACTTCACCATCGCCTACGGCGACGTGCTGGAGCTCATCGGCGCGGTGTTCTGGGCCGGGCACGTGCTGCTTATCGGCAGGCTTTCCCCGGGCATGGACGGCGTGGACGCGGTGCGCCTGGCGGCGACGCAGTTCGTGGTCTGCTCCCTTTTCAGCCTGGGCGCGGCCCTGGCCTTCGAGCCCGTGAGCCTGGCCGGAATCTCGGCGGCGACGGTGCCCATCCTCTACGGCGGCCTCATGAGCGTTGGCGTGGCCTACACCCTGCAGGTGGTGGCCCAGCGCGACGCCGACCCGGCCCACGCGGCCATCATCCTGAGCCTGGAGGCCGTGTTCGCGGCCGTGGCCGGGTACTTCCTGCTGGGCGAGGTGCTGGCCCTGCGCGCCCTCATCGGCTGCGGGCTCATGCTCGGCGGCATGGTGCTTTCGCAGCTCAGGCCGTAG
- a CDS encoding glycoside hydrolase family protein translates to MNRLRLEEQLLVDEGLRLKPYRCTAGRLTIGVGRNLDDRGISRAEALMLLGNDITDCWGRLVRQAPWVAAAPEPVQEALVNMAFNMGVEGLMGFRRTLALLEEGRYAEAAQEMLRSRWAGQVGARAERLAARVRGAAGPPTA, encoded by the coding sequence ATGAACCGGCTGCGGCTGGAAGAACAGCTTCTGGTGGACGAAGGCCTGCGCCTGAAGCCCTACCGCTGCACCGCGGGCAGGCTGACCATCGGCGTGGGCCGGAACCTGGACGACCGGGGCATCAGCCGGGCCGAGGCCCTCATGCTGCTTGGAAACGACATTACGGACTGCTGGGGGCGGCTTGTGCGCCAGGCGCCCTGGGTGGCGGCCGCGCCGGAGCCCGTGCAGGAGGCCTTGGTGAATATGGCCTTCAATATGGGCGTGGAGGGGCTGATGGGCTTCCGGCGCACCCTTGCCCTGCTGGAGGAGGGCCGCTACGCCGAGGCCGCGCAGGAGATGTTGCGCTCCCGCTGGGCCGGGCAGGTGGGCGCGCGGGCCGAGCGTCTGGCCGCCCGGGTGCGCGGGGCGGCTGGCCCGCCTACGGCCTGA
- a CDS encoding tetratricopeptide repeat protein translates to MPRTARILCLAVFTALAAPLAAPPTAARAAEPAPVLLHQGERFLRIGNLGFAKANYDKLIALYEGTPEAAEAHGDLGVIAARQGDDELAMAQYAKAIAGGYQLAHFNMGQALLRTPTIDNDPALRNAARSHFQAFSRYLDSDAPKPPILVHSLAEVRAELDAALKRLR, encoded by the coding sequence ATGCCCCGCACCGCCCGCATTCTGTGTCTCGCCGTTTTTACGGCCCTTGCCGCGCCACTCGCCGCGCCGCCGACGGCGGCCCGCGCGGCCGAGCCCGCCCCAGTGCTGCTGCACCAGGGAGAGCGCTTCCTGCGCATCGGCAACCTGGGCTTCGCCAAGGCCAACTACGACAAGCTCATCGCGCTGTACGAAGGCACGCCGGAGGCGGCGGAGGCCCACGGCGACCTGGGCGTCATCGCCGCACGCCAGGGCGACGACGAATTGGCCATGGCCCAATACGCCAAGGCCATTGCAGGCGGCTACCAACTGGCGCACTTCAACATGGGCCAGGCCCTGCTGCGCACGCCGACAATCGACAACGACCCGGCGCTGCGAAACGCCGCGCGTTCGCATTTCCAGGCCTTCTCCCGCTACCTGGACAGCGACGCGCCCAAGCCGCCCATCCTCGTGCATTCCCTGGCCGAGGTGCGCGCCGAGCTGGACGCCGCGCTCAAGCGGCTGCGCTGA